The following are from one region of the Methanooceanicella nereidis genome:
- a CDS encoding ion transporter: protein MYHRIKSRVYEILENSLQEDGFGKAFNIFIIVLICLNVTAVVLETEESLASQYGDLFWNFEVFSVAIFSIEYILRLWTCNLNPEYTGMLRGRIKYIFTPFAIIDLLAIMPFYLPMILPADLLIIRALRLFRLFRIFKLGRYSESMQTFINVINNKKEELTITVVMGFLLLLIASALMYTVEHDVQPDKFSSILTSMWWGVITLATVGYGDVVPMTPLGKFLGSIIALLGIGLFALPTGIMGSGFVEELHKRKETEKRICPHCGKDMDEPPEKHVPIEVPEPLTIKIIERKNR, encoded by the coding sequence GTGTATCATCGAATAAAGTCACGAGTATACGAGATCCTAGAAAACTCGTTACAAGAGGATGGATTCGGAAAAGCGTTCAACATATTCATCATAGTACTCATATGCCTCAATGTGACTGCTGTCGTCCTTGAGACGGAAGAAAGTCTGGCATCACAGTACGGAGATCTTTTCTGGAACTTTGAAGTGTTCTCGGTCGCAATATTCTCGATAGAATATATTCTCAGGCTATGGACCTGTAACCTTAATCCGGAGTACACAGGAATGCTTAGAGGCAGGATTAAATATATATTCACGCCGTTCGCCATCATTGACCTGCTGGCTATTATGCCGTTCTACCTGCCGATGATACTGCCGGCAGACCTGCTGATAATAAGAGCCCTGCGTCTCTTCAGGCTTTTCAGGATATTCAAGCTGGGAAGGTACTCGGAATCGATGCAGACGTTCATAAACGTCATCAATAATAAAAAAGAAGAGCTTACTATCACTGTCGTCATGGGATTTTTACTGCTGTTGATAGCTTCAGCGCTGATGTATACGGTCGAGCATGACGTCCAGCCGGATAAATTTTCGAGCATACTTACATCGATGTGGTGGGGAGTTATCACCCTGGCAACTGTGGGCTATGGAGATGTTGTGCCGATGACGCCGCTCGGAAAATTCCTCGGAAGCATCATAGCTTTGCTCGGGATCGGGCTTTTCGCGCTGCCGACGGGCATAATGGGCTCAGGGTTCGTCGAAGAGCTTCATAAGAGAAAAGAGACCGAAAAAAGAATTTGCCCTCATTGCGGAAAGGATATGGATGAGCCTCCCGAGAAGCATGTCCCCATAGAGGTTCCTGAGCCGTTAACGATCAAGATCATCGAAAGAAAGAATAGATAG
- a CDS encoding ArsR/SmtB family transcription factor — translation MPQMNGESKGSKIKEIMVIDDPDAIKLMFKDRFIEIIEILQARESSVSELAKALGVNPGSIHYYLKEMERLGLAIQVREEVKGNIVKKYYRATARNFYLDGSRFNVASPGDINPMEDFIDRLMGTITHFGYDLPDERSEALKASLLKYDRRKKEILREIQQAGLENVEQDGQVVSDAYHVAIILREIEDEELNAVRNEIRELLTDARGH, via the coding sequence ATGCCACAAATGAATGGGGAGAGCAAAGGGAGTAAAATAAAAGAGATAATGGTCATCGATGACCCGGATGCTATAAAACTGATGTTCAAGGACCGTTTCATTGAGATCATCGAGATACTGCAGGCGAGAGAATCATCCGTGTCAGAACTTGCAAAAGCTCTGGGTGTAAATCCCGGCTCTATCCATTACTATTTAAAAGAGATGGAAAGACTTGGGCTGGCAATACAGGTAAGGGAAGAGGTAAAAGGTAATATCGTTAAAAAGTATTACCGGGCAACGGCCAGGAATTTTTATCTTGACGGCTCTCGTTTTAACGTAGCGTCGCCCGGAGATATAAACCCTATGGAGGATTTTATCGATAGGCTGATGGGCACCATTACCCATTTTGGATATGACCTGCCGGATGAAAGATCAGAAGCTCTTAAGGCATCTCTATTAAAATATGACCGAAGGAAGAAGGAGATACTCAGGGAGATACAGCAGGCCGGCTTAGAAAATGTCGAGCAGGACGGTCAGGTAGTGAGCGACGCATATCATGTGGCTATCATTCTCCGCGAGATCGAGGACGAGGAGCTAAATGCCGTTAGAAATGAGATAAGGGAACTGCTAACCGATGCCAGGGGGCATTAA
- a CDS encoding vWA domain-containing protein, with the protein MGEVHTLCSRKKAHVHAFNRIYLLTDIKAPEIGHIWRPRLNLCILIDRSGSMYGDKLLFTRDVVSLMIDSLLPEDIVSIVMYDDVAEKLLYPANPLNKDLIKDRLQRIVSRGGTDLFGGLSSGIKEAERASERDTINHVVLISDGSPSAGSFDLAEILSLSEDALKRNIRISTISVGDDSDRDVLIRIAEKGGGTPHHIKSDRDIPAIIEKELEDLFSTYAYAVKLNLFAHEEACITGSPGRENRKFMTGNDLTVELGNIRSMEKRSVVTELVIHKTLKGKKKIATVTVEFDTFEGKVTHSQDIYVDIVDENIEIEIPDTRIMETVKRLISCCH; encoded by the coding sequence ATGGGGGAAGTTCATACGTTATGTAGCAGAAAGAAAGCTCATGTACATGCTTTTAACAGGATATACCTGTTAACGGATATCAAAGCGCCGGAGATCGGGCACATATGGCGCCCGAGGCTGAACCTGTGTATCCTGATAGATAGAAGCGGCTCGATGTACGGGGACAAATTATTATTTACAAGAGATGTCGTAAGCCTTATGATAGATAGCCTGCTTCCGGAAGACATCGTATCCATAGTCATGTACGACGATGTAGCGGAGAAGCTCCTGTATCCCGCGAACCCCCTGAATAAAGATTTGATAAAGGACAGGTTACAGCGGATAGTGTCCAGAGGGGGTACAGACCTATTCGGAGGGCTGTCCAGCGGCATCAAGGAAGCTGAAAGAGCCTCGGAAAGAGATACGATTAACCACGTAGTGCTTATATCAGACGGATCTCCCTCCGCAGGCAGCTTCGACCTTGCGGAAATATTAAGCCTGTCGGAGGATGCGCTTAAAAGGAATATAAGGATATCTACGATAAGCGTCGGTGACGATTCCGACAGGGACGTGTTGATCAGGATAGCGGAAAAAGGCGGAGGCACGCCGCATCATATAAAAAGTGACCGGGATATTCCCGCCATAATAGAAAAAGAGCTTGAAGACCTCTTTTCAACTTATGCTTATGCAGTGAAACTGAATTTATTTGCTCATGAGGAGGCATGCATTACGGGTTCCCCGGGACGTGAAAACAGGAAATTCATGACCGGAAATGATCTGACAGTCGAACTCGGCAATATTCGCAGTATGGAAAAAAGGTCTGTCGTCACTGAGCTTGTGATCCATAAAACATTAAAAGGTAAGAAAAAAATAGCGACCGTCACGGTCGAATTTGACACATTTGAAGGAAAAGTTACACATAGCCAGGATATTTATGTCGATATTGTCGACGAAAATATCGAAATTGAAATACCGGACACCAGGATAATGGAGACGGTTAAAAGATTAATTTCCTGCTGTCATTGA
- a CDS encoding OPT/YSL family transporter, protein MDERILAVVMGILFSIINAVVVVFLTLKAGISVGLEIFFLFAAFAVFALLKNVRSRGFLYMVAIGTGSTGIVISYTEGLGAIMISGKPFDVPDPVMILLPLLSGIIGVLLSYYFTDYFLKADFPWPGARVNSSLINLFSQENKNTSFRSSAVRMGTAGILSGLVTSLKGFGIRPEILGSINLGLSTSPMFAGIGMLIGTKACLEIAGGAVISLLIWIFLEGASTDYFTHMRNPWVFSTAISMLVTTAVISLYVVLRSSAGHKSKKAGANSLLRDGGNNIAFNSTFFKINNRTLLLTLAVISASMLLYYFPGVPVLIFLVSLPISLLFMIIESRGRAETSMSVGISSFVIILLVGLAFSDIVPLLILEGFVLAMIFSFSLTFYVLKQAEFCNASSQGLIKMLLLGCFVGSVICVPCIKFFNSIYGIGTELLPAPYSIMWLEMAQSAVTKVVPPSVNIFLIAAGALVALILYRKRISAITFSIGLILPFSTCATIILGGLIAWCLEKKNYLKDDNGITASGLIAGDVLVNILLSLRYL, encoded by the coding sequence ATGGACGAGCGTATCCTCGCTGTCGTTATGGGGATACTTTTTAGCATTATAAATGCTGTCGTCGTGGTCTTTCTGACACTGAAAGCGGGGATAAGCGTCGGGCTTGAGATATTTTTCCTGTTCGCTGCGTTCGCTGTTTTCGCACTTCTTAAAAATGTCCGGTCGCGCGGCTTTTTATATATGGTGGCTATAGGTACGGGGTCGACCGGCATAGTCATCTCATATACAGAGGGGCTCGGAGCGATCATGATCTCAGGCAAGCCTTTTGACGTACCTGATCCCGTTATGATCCTTTTGCCTCTCCTTTCTGGTATTATAGGAGTGCTTCTATCCTATTATTTCACGGACTATTTCCTGAAGGCGGATTTTCCGTGGCCCGGTGCCAGGGTGAATTCATCGCTGATCAATCTTTTCTCGCAGGAGAATAAAAATACGTCATTCAGGTCATCAGCGGTTAGAATGGGCACTGCCGGCATATTATCCGGCTTGGTCACTTCTCTTAAGGGGTTCGGTATCCGCCCCGAGATATTAGGCTCTATAAATCTGGGATTAAGCACATCGCCTATGTTTGCCGGCATAGGCATGCTGATAGGAACAAAGGCCTGCCTGGAAATAGCCGGAGGCGCTGTTATCTCCCTGCTTATATGGATATTTTTGGAGGGGGCCTCGACTGACTATTTCACACATATGAGAAACCCATGGGTATTTTCCACTGCCATATCCATGCTGGTGACTACGGCTGTTATATCTTTATATGTCGTGTTGAGGTCATCAGCCGGCCATAAAAGTAAAAAGGCTGGCGCAAATAGCCTTTTGAGGGACGGCGGGAATAATATTGCATTTAACAGCACATTCTTCAAAATAAATAATAGAACGCTGTTGCTTACTCTGGCTGTGATCTCAGCGTCAATGCTGCTATACTACTTTCCGGGTGTTCCCGTATTGATCTTCCTCGTAAGCCTTCCTATCTCTTTACTCTTCATGATCATAGAATCCCGGGGAAGGGCGGAAACGTCCATGAGCGTCGGCATCTCATCTTTCGTGATCATATTGCTCGTAGGCCTTGCATTCAGTGATATTGTGCCGCTGCTGATACTTGAGGGATTCGTGCTTGCGATGATATTCAGCTTTTCACTGACCTTCTATGTGCTGAAGCAGGCAGAATTCTGTAATGCATCATCACAAGGGCTGATAAAAATGCTCCTGTTAGGATGTTTTGTCGGGTCTGTCATTTGTGTCCCGTGCATAAAGTTCTTTAACAGCATCTACGGGATAGGCACCGAATTATTGCCCGCGCCGTATAGTATTATGTGGCTGGAAATGGCACAGTCGGCGGTCACAAAAGTCGTGCCGCCGTCCGTCAACATATTCTTAATAGCTGCCGGCGCGCTGGTCGCCTTAATATTGTACCGGAAGAGGATATCGGCTATAACGTTCTCTATAGGGCTCATATTGCCATTTTCGACATGCGCAACGATAATACTCGGAGGGCTTATAGCATGGTGTCTGGAAAAGAAAAACTACCTTAAGGACGATAACGGTATAACTGCGTCCGGATTGATCGCCGGGGACGTGCTCGTGAACATCCTGTTGTCATTAAGATATCTATGA
- a CDS encoding pyruvate kinase — MHTEKIGSHPVKDIVLTSYEWDRDQLEKIIEELESILLEMVKLETSFNEFLEKIHPTYRDSAINFLHYLALRQKDIRELQENLAHLGISSLGRAESHVMDNISSILKILYYLNGRHGRSPMISKNLIKYEDGKRLLEHHTNGLIGDRTAKRDTRIMVTMPSEAANDYRLVRDLLASGMDCMRINCAYDDVDAWARMISSLRRAERELKKTCRVSMDLAGHKLRTGPVEPAPAVIRWSPRQDGYGRVMAPARIWLTPMEYCAQAPTDTDASLPVPVKWLSGINIGDVVKFNDTRDRSRRLKIADSFEECKLAECYKSAYVIENTVMHHYVSGDEDSEPIDAQVGKLPENERYIVLKKGETLIMTEDRTPGTAAVRDEAGNVVIPATIGVTMPEIFSRVKPGERVWIDDGKIGGIIRHVNKNHMHVEITHARPRGEKLRGSKGINLPDSRLDLPPLTKKDVEDLAFISHNADIVGFSFVNSASGVYELQSRLKELGGDNLGILLKIETVSAFEHLPELLLAAMRSPGAGVMIARGDLAVECGYERMAEVQEEILWFCEAAHMPVVWATQVLEKLAKKGMPSRAEITDAAMGVRAECVMLNKGAYIVEAARTLDDILMRMQVHQKKKRSMLRKLDLAKRFKVLKENVEKPDRN; from the coding sequence TTGCATACCGAAAAAATAGGATCTCATCCGGTCAAAGATATAGTTTTAACTTCTTATGAGTGGGATCGGGACCAGCTTGAAAAGATCATTGAAGAGCTGGAGAGCATTCTGCTTGAAATGGTAAAGCTTGAGACGAGCTTTAATGAATTTTTAGAGAAAATACATCCAACTTACAGAGATAGTGCCATTAATTTCTTACATTATCTTGCATTAAGGCAAAAAGACATAAGGGAACTACAGGAAAACCTCGCGCACCTTGGAATATCCTCGCTGGGCAGGGCTGAGTCTCATGTCATGGATAATATATCTTCCATCTTAAAGATCCTTTATTATCTGAACGGGCGCCATGGCCGTTCTCCCATGATAAGCAAGAACCTCATAAAATATGAGGACGGTAAGAGACTGCTGGAACACCATACGAACGGGCTTATAGGAGATAGGACGGCAAAAAGGGATACGCGCATAATGGTCACGATGCCAAGCGAAGCGGCAAATGATTACAGGCTTGTACGGGACCTTCTAGCCAGCGGCATGGATTGTATGCGGATAAACTGCGCTTACGACGATGTCGATGCCTGGGCCCGGATGATATCCAGTTTACGCCGGGCTGAAAGGGAGCTAAAAAAGACCTGTCGGGTCAGTATGGACCTGGCAGGACACAAGCTCAGGACAGGCCCGGTGGAGCCGGCTCCTGCAGTCATCAGATGGAGCCCCCGTCAGGACGGTTACGGAAGAGTCATGGCCCCGGCAAGGATATGGCTCACGCCTATGGAGTACTGCGCGCAGGCACCTACAGATACGGACGCAAGCCTGCCCGTCCCGGTAAAATGGCTTTCGGGTATAAATATAGGGGACGTTGTAAAATTCAACGATACCAGGGACAGGTCAAGGCGATTGAAGATCGCTGACTCGTTTGAAGAATGTAAGCTGGCAGAATGTTATAAAAGCGCATACGTGATCGAAAATACAGTCATGCACCACTATGTGTCAGGGGACGAGGACAGCGAACCGATAGATGCGCAGGTGGGAAAACTCCCTGAGAACGAGCGTTATATTGTCCTTAAAAAGGGCGAGACCCTGATCATGACGGAAGACCGGACGCCCGGTACCGCCGCGGTGCGTGATGAGGCCGGGAACGTCGTGATACCAGCGACAATAGGCGTTACGATGCCGGAGATATTTTCACGCGTCAAGCCCGGCGAAAGAGTATGGATAGACGACGGGAAGATAGGCGGGATAATAAGGCACGTTAATAAAAACCATATGCACGTAGAGATAACCCATGCGCGGCCCAGAGGAGAGAAACTTAGAGGTAGTAAAGGCATTAACCTTCCTGACAGCCGTCTTGACCTTCCCCCGCTTACGAAAAAAGACGTGGAAGACCTGGCGTTCATCTCACATAACGCAGACATCGTCGGATTCTCGTTCGTGAACAGTGCGTCGGGTGTCTATGAGCTGCAGAGCCGGCTCAAGGAGCTTGGCGGCGATAACCTGGGAATACTTTTAAAGATAGAGACAGTGAGCGCGTTCGAACATTTGCCGGAACTGCTTCTCGCCGCGATGCGAAGCCCGGGCGCAGGCGTCATGATAGCCAGAGGAGACCTTGCTGTAGAATGCGGGTACGAAAGAATGGCGGAAGTCCAGGAGGAGATACTCTGGTTCTGTGAGGCGGCACATATGCCGGTCGTGTGGGCTACCCAGGTCCTTGAAAAACTTGCGAAGAAAGGGATGCCGTCCAGGGCGGAAATAACGGATGCCGCCATGGGAGTCCGCGCCGAATGCGTGATGCTGAACAAAGGAGCGTACATAGTCGAGGCTGCCAGGACGCTTGACGATATCCTGATGCGCATGCAGGTCCATCAAAAGAAAAAAAGGTCGATGTTAAGGAAACTGGACCTTGCCAAAAGGTTCAAGGTACTTAAAGAGAACGTCGAAAAGCCGGACAGGAACTGA
- a CDS encoding TldD/PmbA family protein, which produces MREELIRIANRVVDLAIESDIECEAFVQKKRYNSITVEGGKITFGSQDGDYGIGIRIIEKHRTGFAYCTEKTIPFGLKQALQVARFSKPGKYEFHDNTDYKGTRSIYDNKIATLVSEEGINLAQDIIDGASFDKRVLPSRGGMSFGVMSYAIANSKGVSVYDEGTVIGGYMMSVLKDGDVVTNGDESMASRELDFNFEEIGHTATERAIAQLGQKPIETATMTVIMKPDAAYDILANTVIPALYGGAVKKNESVYAEKMGEKVASESIDIVDDATHLKGLNTFVMDEEGYPSRRNVLVEDGILNSFLYDSFTAIECDAKPTGNAMHADRFTSGTTYKVAPSTCARNFILEGETMPEEEMIRDIKHGIIVENVLGAHTANKASGDFSVAIYSGYMIKDGDIAYPIKGGMIGGNMPNMLLNAFLADNYRVVESGVSPASGYIPSIKFENVKVSG; this is translated from the coding sequence ATGAGAGAGGAATTGATCAGGATAGCAAATCGTGTCGTCGACCTTGCGATAGAGTCCGACATAGAATGCGAGGCATTCGTTCAGAAAAAGAGGTACAACAGCATCACAGTCGAAGGCGGGAAGATAACATTCGGATCCCAGGACGGCGACTACGGGATAGGCATAAGGATAATTGAAAAACACCGTACAGGATTTGCCTATTGCACTGAAAAAACCATCCCGTTCGGTCTTAAGCAAGCCCTCCAGGTCGCAAGGTTCAGTAAGCCTGGCAAGTATGAGTTCCATGATAATACCGACTACAAGGGGACCAGGTCAATATATGATAACAAGATCGCAACGCTGGTCTCAGAGGAAGGCATAAACCTTGCACAGGACATTATAGACGGCGCATCTTTCGATAAGAGGGTGCTCCCTTCGAGAGGCGGCATGAGCTTCGGCGTCATGTCATATGCCATAGCGAACTCGAAAGGCGTCTCAGTATATGATGAGGGCACGGTCATAGGCGGATATATGATGTCAGTCCTTAAGGATGGCGACGTGGTCACGAACGGCGATGAATCGATGGCCTCCAGAGAGCTTGACTTTAATTTCGAGGAGATAGGCCATACCGCTACGGAACGGGCGATAGCGCAACTCGGGCAAAAACCGATCGAGACCGCTACGATGACGGTCATCATGAAGCCGGACGCCGCATATGACATACTGGCAAATACGGTCATACCGGCGCTTTACGGCGGCGCCGTCAAAAAGAATGAATCTGTTTACGCGGAAAAGATGGGCGAGAAAGTCGCATCGGAGTCAATAGACATCGTGGATGATGCCACACATCTTAAAGGCCTTAATACGTTCGTGATGGATGAAGAAGGGTATCCCAGCCGGCGTAACGTCCTTGTAGAGGACGGCATACTCAACTCTTTCCTGTACGACAGCTTCACAGCCATAGAGTGCGACGCGAAGCCGACGGGCAACGCCATGCATGCGGACAGGTTTACATCGGGTACGACATATAAGGTCGCGCCTTCCACCTGCGCGCGTAATTTTATCCTCGAAGGTGAGACGATGCCTGAAGAGGAAATGATAAGGGATATAAAGCACGGCATAATAGTCGAAAACGTGCTTGGAGCCCATACGGCGAACAAGGCGAGCGGGGATTTCTCGGTAGCCATATACTCAGGATATATGATAAAGGATGGCGACATAGCCTATCCGATCAAGGGCGGCATGATAGGCGGAAATATGCCAAACATGCTTCTGAACGCGTTCCTTGCTGACAATTACAGGGTCGTGGAGTCAGGTGTCTCGCCTGCAAGCGGCTATATACCGAGCATAAAGTTCGAGAATGTCAAGGTTTCCGGCTAA
- a CDS encoding HFX_2341 family transcriptional regulator domain-containing protein, with translation MTMKPGVHIVPTGFEYDRVIQPLINDFTVKKAYLLVHDTKKRTEDHDKQTQIVNGYIRKIKDIPFKWEIISTNIYNFDDVFKRSYDIIKKEVGEGNPVYINISSASKVVQLALTMAAFLNNKPGTEEPAVQLFYVEPERYYEGELIGTVFELLKKDEDEQNTIKKLKDIAREIRDHGMASGKKDTYKFPPFPLAQFTDIEYDMLKIINEKKVISSIKEMKELLDMSTGRVTPRSNIKYYLDNMEKQGLITTEREKKELKISLTRAGELFAYAGGN, from the coding sequence ATGACCATGAAACCTGGAGTCCACATAGTACCTACCGGTTTTGAGTATGACCGGGTAATACAGCCTTTGATAAACGACTTTACTGTTAAAAAGGCATACCTGCTTGTTCATGATACGAAGAAAAGGACTGAGGATCATGATAAGCAGACACAGATAGTTAACGGGTACATAAGAAAGATCAAGGACATCCCCTTTAAATGGGAAATTATCTCGACTAATATTTACAATTTTGATGATGTTTTTAAAAGATCGTACGATATCATTAAAAAAGAGGTCGGTGAGGGGAATCCAGTATATATTAACATATCATCCGCATCAAAGGTCGTCCAGCTTGCCCTGACAATGGCTGCATTCCTGAATAATAAGCCCGGGACGGAAGAACCGGCCGTCCAGCTGTTCTACGTCGAGCCGGAAAGATATTATGAAGGAGAGCTTATCGGTACTGTTTTTGAACTATTGAAAAAGGATGAGGATGAACAAAATACGATAAAAAAACTAAAGGACATCGCCAGAGAGATCCGGGACCATGGCATGGCGTCTGGCAAAAAGGATACTTACAAGTTTCCGCCTTTCCCGCTTGCCCAATTCACGGACATCGAATATGATATGTTAAAGATAATTAATGAGAAAAAGGTTATCAGTTCGATCAAAGAGATGAAAGAGCTTCTGGATATGTCGACAGGCCGCGTCACTCCCCGTTCAAACATAAAATATTATTTAGACAACATGGAAAAGCAGGGGCTTATAACTACCGAGAGGGAAAAGAAAGAGCTGAAGATAAGCCTTACTCGCGCAGGAGAGCTATTCGCTTACGCCGGAGGTAACTAG
- a CDS encoding NAD(P)/FAD-dependent oxidoreductase, whose translation MDVIIVGAGPCGLMAAHKLAGHANVTIIEKGRDIHQRTCQVMQGNGCVYCNVCSITAGVGGAGGMSDGKLNLSPQIGGDLIDFVGLKKADMLIDEVDEYFIKHGAPPEDAHVPPSALATRAAANGIEFIPIKQKHIGSDMLPQVIDSMKCDLESRGVRFLLNRTVEGVTADNKKVTGVIVDGENIKSDFVLLAPGRSGSTWLGSQMKKFGVPIKYMPIDVGVRVEVPALVYEEAVRTNWDPKFRMYTPTYDDLVRTFCTCPYGFVVQDTYESGVGANGHSQRYCRSNNTNFAFLSRIALTEPLENTNEYGATIAQLAKTIGGGKPILQRLGDLKSGRRSTWERLKRSYVEPTLKSVTPGDISMSLPHRIVTDILEGLDMLDRVVPGVASDATLLYAPEIKFAAVRPETRENFETVMIDNLYVGGDGAGITRGIVSAAATGIVAAEGILAKIQK comes from the coding sequence ATGGATGTTATCATCGTCGGGGCCGGGCCATGCGGCCTCATGGCAGCTCATAAGCTGGCCGGGCATGCGAATGTGACAATAATAGAAAAGGGCAGGGACATTCACCAGCGGACCTGCCAGGTGATGCAGGGCAACGGCTGCGTCTACTGTAACGTTTGTAGCATAACCGCAGGAGTGGGCGGCGCAGGGGGCATGTCCGACGGCAAATTGAACCTGAGCCCTCAGATAGGCGGAGACCTGATAGACTTCGTGGGGCTTAAAAAGGCCGACATGCTCATCGATGAGGTGGACGAGTATTTTATCAAGCACGGAGCGCCTCCGGAAGACGCGCATGTCCCGCCATCGGCTCTCGCGACGCGGGCGGCTGCGAACGGGATAGAGTTCATTCCGATAAAGCAAAAGCATATTGGCAGCGACATGCTTCCGCAGGTCATCGATTCCATGAAATGCGACCTTGAATCAAGGGGCGTAAGATTCCTTCTCAATAGAACTGTGGAAGGCGTGACGGCCGATAATAAAAAAGTCACAGGGGTCATCGTTGACGGGGAGAACATCAAATCCGATTTTGTATTGCTGGCCCCAGGACGTTCGGGCAGCACATGGCTCGGCTCCCAGATGAAAAAATTTGGCGTGCCGATAAAATACATGCCTATTGACGTCGGCGTCAGGGTCGAGGTGCCAGCGTTAGTCTACGAGGAAGCAGTCCGCACTAACTGGGACCCAAAATTCCGCATGTATACTCCGACATATGATGACCTGGTAAGGACATTTTGCACGTGCCCGTATGGCTTTGTAGTGCAGGACACATATGAGTCCGGCGTGGGCGCGAACGGGCACTCCCAGCGATATTGCAGGTCGAATAACACTAATTTCGCCTTCCTCTCCCGTATCGCCCTGACAGAGCCGCTTGAGAACACAAACGAGTATGGCGCCACCATTGCCCAGCTCGCAAAGACGATAGGCGGCGGAAAGCCGATACTTCAGAGGCTGGGCGACCTTAAGAGCGGCAGGCGCTCTACCTGGGAAAGGCTGAAGAGGAGCTATGTGGAGCCGACATTAAAATCTGTCACTCCGGGAGATATATCCATGTCACTTCCGCACAGGATCGTGACCGACATACTGGAAGGCCTGGATATGCTCGACAGAGTCGTCCCCGGAGTAGCTTCCGACGCTACGCTCCTCTATGCGCCGGAAATAAAGTTCGCGGCGGTCAGGCCGGAGACCAGGGAAAACTTCGAGACAGTGATGATCGATAACCTCTATGTGGGCGGCGACGGGGCAGGTATCACCCGCGGGATCGTATCCGCGGCAGCTACCGGGATAGTGGCGGCGGAAGGCATACTGGCAAAAATACAAAAATGA